Proteins encoded by one window of Bacillus sp. DTU_2020_1000418_1_SI_GHA_SEK_038:
- a CDS encoding TrkH family potassium uptake protein has translation MWRKVKIRLSRLTPAQVITSYYLMAITFSVILLSLPYVHKPGVEIDFIDTVFTAVSAVSVTGLTVVEISETYSVFGYFIIMIVLQFGGLGIMAIGTFFWMLLGKKIGLRSRRLIMIDHNQMALSGLVHLIREIIKIVLLIELLGALILGFHFLKYYPTWEEAFLHGLFASVSATTNAGMGITGASLVPFASDYFVQLINILLIILGAIGFPVLIEVKEYLFNKTLDGRFRFSLFTKLTTITYAGLLIIGTIFILVLEFNHFLKGVTWHKGFFYALFQAATTRSAGLSTMDISEFTMPTLLVLSILMFIGASPSSVGGGIRTTTFALNILFIFHFAKGNRDIKVFNRELHQDDIHKSLAITILATVMCFLSVVILSISDSQHELIAIIVEVCSAFGTTGLSMGITADLSSFGKCILMILMFIGRIGLTSFLFIIGGKEKKTNYHYPKERVIIG, from the coding sequence ATGTGGAGAAAGGTTAAAATCCGTTTAAGCAGATTAACACCAGCCCAGGTAATAACAAGCTATTATTTAATGGCGATTACATTTTCAGTAATACTTCTTAGCTTGCCCTATGTACATAAGCCTGGGGTTGAAATTGATTTTATTGATACGGTATTTACCGCAGTGAGTGCAGTAAGTGTGACAGGCTTAACTGTTGTAGAAATTTCAGAAACCTATAGTGTCTTTGGGTATTTTATTATTATGATTGTGTTGCAATTTGGCGGTCTAGGAATCATGGCAATCGGCACGTTTTTTTGGATGTTATTAGGGAAAAAAATTGGCCTTAGAAGCAGGCGGCTTATTATGATTGACCACAACCAAATGGCGTTATCCGGTCTCGTACATTTGATTAGAGAAATAATCAAAATTGTCCTTCTAATTGAACTTTTAGGGGCATTAATTCTAGGTTTTCATTTTTTGAAATATTATCCGACATGGGAGGAGGCATTCCTTCATGGATTATTTGCATCTGTTAGTGCAACAACGAATGCGGGAATGGGTATAACTGGAGCTTCGCTAGTCCCTTTTGCAAGTGATTATTTTGTTCAATTAATTAATATCTTATTGATTATCCTTGGAGCGATAGGCTTCCCAGTATTAATTGAAGTAAAGGAATATTTATTTAATAAAACACTTGACGGGCGCTTCCGATTTTCATTATTTACGAAGCTAACAACCATTACATATGCCGGTCTCCTAATTATAGGCACAATATTTATTTTAGTGTTAGAGTTTAATCACTTTTTGAAAGGAGTAACATGGCATAAAGGCTTTTTTTATGCGTTATTCCAAGCAGCTACAACGAGAAGTGCCGGCCTTTCAACGATGGATATAAGCGAGTTTACTATGCCAACATTATTGGTTTTAAGTATCCTAATGTTCATCGGTGCATCGCCAAGTTCTGTTGGTGGTGGGATAAGGACCACGACATTTGCATTAAATATTTTATTTATTTTCCATTTTGCAAAGGGCAATAGAGATATTAAGGTATTTAACCGCGAGCTTCATCAAGATGATATTCATAAATCATTAGCCATTACAATCTTAGCAACTGTCATGTGCTTTTTATCAGTTGTGATTCTAAGTATTTCTGATAGTCAGCATGAGCTCATTGCCATTATCGTAGAGGTTTGTTCTGCTTTTGGTACAACGGGTCTTTCCATGGGGATTACGGCCGATTTAAGCAGCTTTGGGAAATGCATTTTGATGATCCTAATGTTTATTGGCAGAATTGGTTTAACATCCTTCTTATTTATTATTGGTGGTAAAGAGAAGAAGACCAATTATCATTATCCTAAAGAACGTGTGATTATAGGTTAA
- a CDS encoding DUF3905 domain-containing protein, protein MDNKKKAVGKNIGIDETLPHQIEAPSFKGTGIKMEAPFENSHGVVIGDSFYSSENSPLENWSKETEPSIMAGDEWVHPTNDIGWNTSENKDLLERKKRPQGSPFMHPTHDVSKGTD, encoded by the coding sequence ATGGATAATAAGAAGAAGGCAGTTGGAAAGAATATTGGCATTGATGAGACTCTTCCCCATCAAATTGAAGCACCTAGCTTCAAGGGAACAGGAATTAAAATGGAAGCACCTTTTGAAAATTCCCATGGCGTGGTCATAGGCGATAGCTTCTACTCATCAGAAAATTCCCCATTAGAGAACTGGAGCAAGGAAACGGAGCCTTCCATTATGGCTGGTGATGAGTGGGTTCATCCAACGAATGATATTGGCTGGAATACGTCTGAAAACAAGGATTTACTCGAAAGAAAAAAACGGCCACAAGGCAGTCCTTTTATGCACCCTACTCATGATGTGAGTAAGGGAACGGACTAA
- a CDS encoding B12-binding domain-containing radical SAM protein — MKIICSTLNAKYIHTNIAIRYLKAYASPEFHIEIAEYTIKDPIMNIVTDLIRKKPDVIGFSCYIWNIEETIKVVNMIKKINSSIQIVVGGPEVSYDVLDWMKEVNDFDYIVIGEGEETFKQLLSGIQGELEIEQIHGVAYRKDGEVKINPQRNKLDLRELPSPFRFEEDIPHLSKRVTYIETSRGCPFSCQFCLSSIEVGVRYFDREKIKEDIRYLMKNGAKTIKFVDRTFNISRSYAMEMFQFLIDEHLPGTVFQFEITADIMRPEVIEFLNKEAPAGLFRFEIGVQSTNDYTNELVMRKQNFEKLSRTVTMVKNGGKIDQHLDLIAGLPEEDYHSFRKTFNDVFAMRPEELQLGFLKLLRGTGLRLRAAEHQYIYMDHSPYEMLGNNVLSFDDIIRIKQVEDVLEKYWNDHRMDFTVEYLVTKSFSSPFDFFQEFGSFWEEKGWSRIGHQLEDLFRRLYEFLQSKKVADLDIVEGLMKYDYLIRQKYKPRKPWWGPDASASYDKAERSIIYQDIIKNPSILGSEFVKIGLNEKDIYKHTLIEKLPFDLDKYLITGEINKNPGTILTYFDSRHEKSFIFSFSNN, encoded by the coding sequence ATGAAAATAATTTGTTCTACACTAAATGCTAAATATATTCACACTAATATTGCCATACGTTATTTAAAGGCTTATGCAAGCCCTGAGTTTCATATAGAAATTGCTGAATATACAATTAAAGACCCAATTATGAATATCGTGACAGATTTAATTCGAAAGAAGCCTGACGTCATCGGATTTAGCTGCTATATTTGGAATATCGAAGAAACGATTAAAGTAGTCAATATGATCAAAAAGATTAATTCGTCTATTCAAATTGTCGTAGGCGGCCCTGAAGTTTCCTATGATGTCCTAGACTGGATGAAAGAGGTTAATGATTTCGACTATATTGTTATTGGTGAAGGAGAAGAGACATTTAAGCAATTACTCTCAGGTATTCAAGGTGAATTAGAGATTGAACAAATACATGGGGTTGCTTATCGTAAGGATGGAGAGGTCAAAATCAATCCTCAGCGAAATAAGCTGGATCTTCGAGAATTACCTTCTCCCTTCAGATTTGAAGAGGATATCCCTCACCTTTCAAAGCGGGTTACGTATATCGAGACAAGCCGTGGCTGTCCTTTTAGCTGTCAATTCTGCCTGTCATCGATAGAGGTTGGAGTTCGTTATTTTGACCGTGAAAAAATTAAGGAAGATATTCGTTATTTAATGAAAAACGGCGCTAAAACGATAAAGTTTGTCGATCGTACGTTTAATATAAGCAGAAGCTATGCGATGGAAATGTTTCAATTTTTAATAGATGAGCATCTGCCGGGGACTGTATTTCAGTTTGAAATTACGGCAGACATTATGAGACCCGAGGTTATTGAGTTTCTAAATAAGGAGGCACCAGCGGGCTTATTCCGTTTTGAAATAGGTGTTCAATCAACAAATGATTATACAAATGAGCTTGTTATGAGAAAGCAGAATTTCGAAAAACTTTCACGTACAGTGACAATGGTCAAAAATGGCGGAAAAATAGACCAGCATCTGGATTTAATTGCTGGACTTCCCGAGGAAGATTATCATTCATTCCGAAAAACATTTAATGATGTATTCGCGATGAGACCTGAGGAACTGCAGCTTGGTTTCTTAAAATTATTAAGAGGGACAGGACTGCGCTTGAGAGCTGCTGAACATCAATATATTTATATGGACCATTCACCGTACGAAATGCTCGGAAATAATGTATTGTCCTTTGACGACATTATCCGGATTAAGCAGGTTGAGGATGTACTGGAGAAATATTGGAATGACCATAGAATGGATTTCACGGTGGAATATTTAGTAACTAAATCATTCTCTTCTCCATTTGACTTCTTTCAGGAATTCGGAAGCTTTTGGGAGGAAAAAGGCTGGTCAAGAATTGGGCATCAGTTAGAGGATTTATTTAGAAGACTTTATGAATTTCTTCAGAGCAAAAAGGTAGCCGACTTAGATATTGTGGAAGGATTAATGAAGTATGACTATTTAATTAGGCAAAAATATAAGCCTAGAAAGCCGTGGTGGGGACCCGATGCCTCTGCTAGTTACGATAAAGCTGAAAGATCAATCATTTATCAGGACATAATCAAAAACCCATCCATTTTAGGGTCCGAATTTGTTAAAATTGGCCTAAATGAAAAGGATATTTATAAGCATACGCTAATCGAAAAACTTCCATTTGATCTGGATAAGTATTTAATTACTGGAGAAATCAACAAAAACCCTGGTACAATCCTGACTTACTTTGATTCAAGACATGAAAAATCATTCATTTTTTCTTTTTCTAATAATTAG
- a CDS encoding helix-turn-helix transcriptional regulator yields the protein MMIKLSDRQDEILQIVKRDGPITGNEIAKKLSLSRAALRPDLAILTRTGNLDARPRVGYFYNEEFQVKRHAEKFINQKVKDFKAHPIVVESSTSVYDAIVQLFLEDVGTLYAVDSEGYLAGVVSRKDLLRASLGNKNLQELPVSVIMTRMPNITTVDPEETLLEAAKKMISYHIDSLPVVKEVKGKSNAFLLLGRITKTTLTRAYIEIGEK from the coding sequence ATGATGATTAAATTATCCGATCGCCAGGATGAAATCCTTCAAATTGTAAAACGTGACGGCCCGATAACAGGTAACGAAATTGCTAAAAAGCTCTCACTTTCAAGAGCAGCGTTACGCCCAGATCTTGCAATACTCACAAGAACTGGGAATTTAGATGCCAGGCCTCGAGTAGGCTATTTCTATAATGAGGAATTTCAAGTCAAGCGTCATGCAGAAAAGTTTATCAACCAAAAGGTAAAGGATTTTAAAGCACATCCAATCGTAGTTGAAAGTTCAACCTCTGTTTATGATGCAATTGTCCAATTGTTTTTAGAGGATGTTGGTACGCTTTATGCAGTTGATTCAGAGGGGTATTTGGCAGGAGTTGTTTCAAGAAAGGATTTATTAAGGGCATCCCTTGGAAATAAAAACCTTCAAGAGCTGCCGGTAAGTGTGATCATGACAAGGATGCCAAATATTACAACGGTTGACCCAGAAGAAACATTACTCGAAGCCGCGAAAAAAATGATTTCCTATCATATTGATTCTTTACCAGTTGTAAAAGAAGTTAAGGGGAAAAGCAATGCATTTTTACTGCTAGGAAGAATAACGAAAACGACCTTAACTCGCGCATATATAGAAATAGGAGAAAAATAA
- a CDS encoding pyruvate, water dikinase regulatory protein gives MERKKIVYVVSDSVGETAEFVVKAVATQFNGSQIDIRRNSYVDDIEDIEDIITLANKDQSIIAYTIVIPALKEHLDKRAQDEGIVAVDLLNPLMNAFQTQFNKEPHHSPGLMRKLDEEYFRKIEAIEFAVKYDDGRDPRGITKADIVLIGVSRTSKTPLSMYLAHKRFKVANVPLVPEVPPPDELFQIPRKNCIGLIISPDKLNEIRKERLKALGLASQANYASFGRILDELDYAEKIMKRVGCPIINVSNKAVEETAGLILEVLKKERSY, from the coding sequence TTGGAGCGCAAGAAAATCGTATATGTGGTGTCAGACTCGGTTGGGGAAACTGCGGAGTTTGTCGTAAAAGCAGTAGCAACTCAGTTTAATGGCAGTCAAATTGATATTCGCAGAAATTCATATGTAGATGATATCGAGGATATTGAAGATATTATTACTCTAGCTAATAAAGACCAATCGATCATTGCTTATACAATTGTTATTCCTGCCTTAAAGGAGCACTTAGATAAAAGAGCGCAAGATGAAGGAATTGTAGCTGTTGATTTATTAAACCCTTTAATGAATGCGTTTCAAACACAGTTTAACAAAGAGCCGCATCATAGTCCTGGGTTAATGAGGAAGCTGGATGAAGAGTATTTTCGGAAAATTGAAGCGATTGAATTCGCAGTTAAATACGATGATGGGCGTGATCCGCGAGGAATAACTAAAGCAGATATTGTATTGATTGGCGTTTCCAGAACTTCGAAAACTCCATTATCGATGTATTTGGCACATAAACGGTTTAAGGTGGCCAATGTCCCTTTAGTCCCGGAAGTACCGCCGCCAGATGAACTATTTCAAATTCCGCGAAAGAATTGTATTGGCTTAATTATTTCGCCAGATAAACTAAACGAAATACGCAAGGAAAGGCTAAAGGCACTTGGACTTGCATCGCAAGCGAACTATGCAAGCTTTGGTCGGATTCTTGATGAATTAGATTATGCAGAGAAAATTATGAAGCGTGTAGGATGTCCGATTATTAATGTATCGAATAAGGCTGTGGAAGAAACAGCAGGGTTAATACTAGAAGTGTTAAAAAAGGAGAGGAGCTATTAA